Genomic DNA from Solanum dulcamara chromosome 4, daSolDulc1.2, whole genome shotgun sequence:
cataatatatatatatatacactaaaatagacatgtaaaaatatttgaatgtatGAAGCTTGTTACTTTaattttctaattaaaaataccaataataaagataaaagtaataataataataatactaaaaataataataataataacaacaacaacaacaactacaacaacaacaacaacaacaacaacaacaacaacaacaacaacaataacaacaacaaaatatcgTAGAATATAAATGACAAAATATACGATTTATTGGGTAAACTAAATATAAACTCATTTACttaataaaagaataagttTTGAAAAAATCCTATTTAGTAGGATAGCAATCCAAAAGTAGCTATAagtcggtcaaaattggatgtcaacagCTTGCCCCTTCTTTGCTTGGGAATGAAGGATGAATTGATGAGCAAAAAAATTTGACAGAGTAGCCAATTTTGTCCGACCGATGGAATAATCTTGGAAGGACCCAATGAAATGAGTGGGAGTTGCAAAAAATATTACGGTCAAGACTTCGATTTCAAGTTGCCTACATATCTCTAGTTATACGAGAATCAAGCCATGTGTAGTTCTAGATGGTAGAATCACaataaattttgattgaattcaaaatttgccCCAGTATTGGGTTATGGTAACTCTGAGTTCTTAGGGGTGATGACATACGAAGATGTTAGCATAAATAGAATGAATATGGTCATGCTCAAACTGAGGTTATCTACATATCCAGAGATATGTGAAATCAGGTTGGATGTAATTCTAAGGAACAACTCGGAATGAGAAATGCTCCGTAGTAATTTCTACTGAAGACCTATGGTAgagaaaagaacatgaatttttaaaacaaatttctCCAGTATCAAGTTATGGTGATGTTGAGACGTGAAAGAGTTATGaataaaattcaaatccaaaCTTTTGAAAATCGAGTCGAGTTAAGTTCTGAAAGAGAATCCTTGACGTAGTTAGGGATGCTTGACATTCCACTAGCTTTCCCTAGTTTTCTTCTTAAAGGAAGTTCCACGTTGTAATGCAGTGTCCTGCAAAATAGGTAAAAGGGTGAAAGTACCTGTTGCggttcaaaaataataaattggaATATTAATGTAAAGAGTAAAGTGTAGATGTCCAAACGATTGTTGATGTCTCTATTTTATGGGATGAATGCGATGTAAGCAAACTAACTGATAATGTAATACCTCTGACTGACGGGGCGATTATAATGTAACGCCAGTACTcgggtatgtaaagcttgtaATGTAATGCCTGTATCCGGCTGTGTAAAACTTATAATGTAATGCCTATATCCGGCGGTGTAAAGCTTGTAATATAACGCCTGTATCCAGCGGTATAAAACTTATAATGTAACGTCTGTATCTGGTGATGTAAGACttgtaatgtaacgcctgtatccggtgATGTAAATCTTGTAATATGGAATCTAATTGTAGATGTATGACAATGTTGTATGCATGCTCCTGATCAACGGAGTTTGATGAGGTTTTCTATGTATTATCTCCAGACGACAGAGTTTGAACGATGTTAGATATATACAATCTCCAAACAACGGAGTTTGAATGATGTTTGCTATGTACACCTCCAGACGATGGAGTTTGAACAGTTTTTTCTATGTACAGTCTCCAGACGGTGGAGTTTGGATGACGTTTTCTAAATACATCTCTTAGATGGTGGAGTTTGATCGATGTTCTCTATATACAGCCTCGAGATGGTGGAGTTTGAATGATGTTTGCTATATACAACCTCCAGACGGTGGAGTTTGAACGATGTTAGACAGCGTTCTCCAATAGATGGAGCTTATTTGACGTAGTTAGATGATATTCTCCAATAGAGGAGTTGTTGACGAGGTTAGATGACAAGCTCCAACTGATggagttatctttgacaaaaGTAAACTATCCTATTTATCCTATGGGGGGCCCTTTGTCTTCAGTGTTTTGATTCGGATCTTGAGCATACCTGCAAAAGTTTAAAAGGAAATATTTTAGGTAGAAAATCCAAGTATAAATTACTTCTGATAAATAAGGTAAGGAAAGGATATtttggcttatgattttgagaaGTCGAATGGCATCTTCAGTCATGCCTATATACTGTAGGTTGTCTTCCTCGATCTCCTGTTTTCCTGCGCTCAAAGAAAAATTTTAGTTTGGGAGGGGGTGTTGATTTGTATCGACTTTCCGATTCAGGCCTGTCACCGGATACCTCCAATACTTCTTTAGTCCGTCCGTTGTATCTTAACCTAGAGACTTGGTAGGTGGAATAGTAGAGaagcattttttttataaaaaaaataatagtttgtCCTTAGCAAAGGAGTGTATCATGTATGTATTATGtaagtacatatatatatatatatagagagagagagagagatagagagagatagagagaaaaaGTAATCCGTTATCATTTTAAGGTTATGACATGCTTTGAAGTCCATCAAACTTCTCCATATCCGAATGTAATCTTTCTTGTAGTCTTGTCTTCTGATGACGCTTCTCTTAAATCGTTCGCGAGATCCTTCATGTTCTAATGATACCTAACTAAAAGAGGGTTTCCTAAAGGTATGACCGAACCTTTAAGGTTGCCTACATATCCCCAAATGGGAATCAGGTCTGTACGTAATTCGAGTATAATAGGAAAGTAAAATAATGCAATGATCGGACCTTACTCAGGCTGTCTATGTATCCAAGTGGAATCAGGTCAGGACATAGTTCAAGTACAATAGGAAAGtaaaataatgcaatgaccGGTCCTGACTCATGCTGCCTACGTATCCAAGCGAAATTAGGTTAGGACATAGTTCAACTACAATAGAAAAGTAAAAATATGAAGGGACCGAATCTGATAGGGATTGCCCACGTATCCCACCGTGGGAAGTCAGGTCGAGACATAGTTTTGTatacatggaatgtaagagtataaaaaaaattaaagctaGTCTTGATGTCTTCAGATATAGTACTTCCTGATGGCGTCTGAATTAATTAGCTTCATGCTCACTGTGCCATCCATTTCTTCCAAGATTACCGCTCCTCCAAATAGTACTCTATGAACCATGTAAGAACCTTGCCAGTGTAGTGCAAATTTCCCTTTAGCTTCTCCTTAGTGAGGAAATATCTTCTTCAATACTAATTTTCCCGGAGAGAACTATGAAGGTTTGACTTTCTTGTTGAATGCTTTGGCCATTCTGTTCTGATAGAGTTGACCATAAAAAACTACGTCCATTCTTTCTCATCAATGAACATCAACTTTTCAATCCTACTGTTAATCTATTCTGCATCATCTAAACCGATCTCTTAAATAATCCTTATAGATGGTATTTCTCATTCAGCAAGTATTACTACTTTTGAACCATAAAACAACATATATGGAGTTGCCCTAGTAGAAGTTCTGATTGTGGTAcaataaccaaaaaaaacataTGGTAATTTCTTATGCCATTGTCTATGACTATACACTATCTTCCTTAAAATCTTTTTGATATTCTTGTTTGCAGCTTCAACTGCTCCATTCATCTGTGGCCGATAAGTTGTGGAATTTCGATGAGCAATATTAAACCACTCACAACTTTCCTTCATAAGATCGCTGTTGAGATTGGCCTCCTTATCTGTTATGATTGATTCTGGAATCCCAAACTGACAAATGATATTACTGTGAACAAAGTTTTCCACTACTTTCTTAGTCACTACCTTGTATGTCGAAGCTTCGACCCATTTTATGAAATAATCAATAGCCACAAGGATGAAACAACGTCTATTTGATGAAGGAGGCTCTATGGGTCCAATTATATAAAGAGGCAATGGCCAAGGAGAACCCATAACATTGAGCTCATTTGGTGGAACTCGTACAAAATCTCCATACACTTGGCATTGATGACACTTCTGCATGTATCAAACACTATCTCTCTCTATGGTCATCCAAAAATATCTAGGTCTTAAGATATTCTTAGCATGAGTAAACCCATTCATACGAGGTCCACATGTTCCTGCATgtatttcttctaaaagccTCATCACTTCCTTGGTGTCAACACATCTCAGCAATCCTGAATCTGGAGTCCTCCTATATAGGATTTCTCCATTAAGAAAGAAATGGTTGGCAATTCTTTTCAAAGTCCCTTTTTGCTTGCTTGTGGAATTTTCGGGGTATTCTCGTGCTTATATCAATCTCTTGATATCATAGTATCATGGTCTTCCATCCAAttcctcatcaacataaaaataatatgcatgTCGATTATATAACTTTACTTCAATAGGGTCGATATAATTCTTGTACGGATGTTGAATCATTGAGGATAATATTGCCAAAGCATCGGCAAATTCATTTTGAGCTCTAGGGACATGTTTGAATTCAATCCATGTGATTCTcctactcaactcatttatgcAATGCAAATAAGGATCTCCACATTCTTAGCAGCCCATTCTCTTTGCACCTGTTGAATCAATAATTCAGAATTGCCTATGACCAAAAGCTCTTTGGCATTCATGTCTACGGCTATTCTAAGTATGAGAATACAAGCTTCATACTCTGTCATGTTATTTGTACAATCAAACCTAATCTTGGCTGAAATTGGATAATATTGACCTATTTTTGAAATTAAGACTACTCCTATTTCGAATTCTTTTGAATTTGATGCTCCAAGAAAAAACATCCTCTGATATGTCTTCTCCTACAAACAACACCTCTTCATCATGGGAGTAAGTTTTGAGCACTCATAATCTTGATCCACAAGATTTTTTGTGAGGTGGTCAGCCAAGGCTTGTCCTTTAATGGCTTTCTGTGTCACGTACACAATGTCGAACCCACTTAACAAAATTTGCCACTTTGCCAATTTACCTGTAGGCATTGGCTTCTAAAAGATGTACTTGAGTGGATCAATTCTTAAGATCAAGTACGTGGTATATGCAGCTAGGTAATATCTAAATTTCTGTGCGATCCAAGTCAAAGTGCAATACGTTTATTCCAACAAGAAATATCTTGCCTCATACGGTGTGAACTTTTTGCTCAAGTAGTAAATGGCTTGCTCTATTCTGCCTGTCTTATTGTGTTGTCACAATACacatccaaatgcattattCATGAAAGATAAATATAGTAGCAACGACTTCCCAGGCTCAAGTGGGACCAATAGTGGCGGGTTGGACATTTGATTTTATCAAAAGCCCTTTGACATTCCTTCATCCATTTTGTGACAGCATCCTTCTTTAGTAATTTAAATATGGGTTCACAAATTACTGTGGATTGTGCTATGAACCGACTGATGTACTTAAACCTTTGCAAGAAACTCATCACGTCCTTCTTGGTCTTGGGGGAGGCAATGAATTGCCTTGATCTTAGAGGGATCCAACTCTATGCCTCTCCTACTAATAATGAATCCTAATAGTTTTCCTATGGGTACTTCAAATGCACACTTTTTTagatttaattttagattaCACTTTCGCAACCTCTCAAAAAAAATTTGTAAATCATATAGGTGGTCCGAACTCCTCTTGGATTTGATAATGACATCGTCCTCATATACTTCAATCTACTtgtgtatcatatcatgaaaaagagCGGTCACGGACCTCATATAGGTTGCATAATCATTTTTtaggccaaatggcattactCTATGGAATTACACCCCCCATGGAGTGATAAATGCTGTCTTTTCTGCATTATCTTCATTCATCAGTATTTGGTGATATCCCGCAAAACAATCAACAAATGATTACAATTCATGTTTTTCACAATTATCGATGAGTACATAAATATTTAGGAGAGGGAAATCATCTTTAGAACTAGCTCTGTCGATATCTTGATAGTCTATACATATTCTAATCTTCCCATCTTTTTTGTCACTGGTACTATGTTGTCAACCAAGTGATGTAATTTGTAACCCTCACAATGTTCGCCTCAATCTTCTTGGTTACCTCCTCTTTGATCGTTAGACTCAAGTCTGGTTTGAACTTTCTTGTCTTTTATTTAATGGATTGGTAGGTGGGATCAATTAGTAGTTTTCCTGAGATGATATCGATGCTTAACCCCGGCATATCATCGTAAGAGTAAGCAAATATGTCGACATATTTCCTAAGCAATTCTATTAACTCCTTTCTTTCAGCCTCCAAATGTATGCTAATTTATGTTTccttcaaaatttcaacatATCCTAAGTTGATAACCTCTGTTTCATCAATATTAGGTTTCTTCTAGCCTTCAAGTTGCTCGATCTCTTGTGGTAGGTTTTCAGGCATCATGCTTTCATCATATTCTTCGTGAtcttgtttattatttttactttgctCGATGGATTCATTACATGTCATAACTGTTGAACTAGGaattttattaatatgagtgttgaaaagtataaaaggtaagtaaaataaataattaggcAAAATAATGAGACAATTTTAAAGAAACtaaagacttttatttaaaagtgTTCTACCTTTTGTAGAAAAAGCAAGCGAAAATAGGGATCAAGCATGATACAAGCCTCAACTTTGatcattcaaatttaaaaatacaaaactacTTTTCATACTACCAGGATTCTTGTCAAAATAGGGATGGACTGATGGTCCAATTCTGCAAGCTTTCTCCAGGCTTTGAATCACGAATGGTCAATTTGCTGAGATCtatttctttctcttctccaatcatgGCCATGAACAAATTTCCTATTATTTCTACTATGTCATCATCAGATGCGTTATCTAGAATTGGAGCTTGCTCTGGTACAAATGTTGTCTTGATGGATCCTACATCGCGGACTCCTTCTGATGTAGGATCATATCCAAGTCCGGTGGTACCTTTCTAATGCTTCAGTTGGATTGGTTTAACTATGTCGTTAGATTTGAGACCAAGCCCTGTCTTAGGATGATACCCATATTTCCACACCTCAGGCACGACCATTTTCTTTACACCTGACAATTTCATATCAACGATCTCTAACTTCTCGTCAACCCTCACAGCTTGCATGATTTCTAAAGTGTGAAAAGAGGCTCCATCTAACTCCTTAGTGATTAGAACAGAATTGACAGAATAGATGGGATGATTGAGCTCCCCATGAATGGTAACTTCTGCGTGACCCTACTCAAACTTTACACATTGATGAAGAGTCGAATGAACTATTTTTGCCATGTGGACCCATAGTCTTCCCAGCAATAGGTTGTAGTTGGATGATACATCCATCACTTGAAATAGGAAAGAGATTTATGTTGGTCCCACTTGCAATGTGGGATGGATTTATCCAATGACGCTTCTCTATGCTCCATCAAAAGCTCTAAATTTTACACGACTTTTCTTTACGTCTCTCATATTCAAGCCTAAAACTCTCTGAGTTGTCAAAGGGAAGATGTTGCATCTAGAACCACCATAAATCAGAACTCGGGTCACAATCTTATCACAATATTTGACCGCGATATGAAGTGCTTTATTGTATCCATCTCCTTTCGTTGGTAGCTCATCATTATGGAAAGAGATTTTGTTAGCTTCCACCACTCGTCCAATTGTTGTAGCTAAGGTTTCACTTGTGGTATCCCATGGAATGCAAACTCCAGTTAACACTTCCATTAAAGCATTCCTATGTTCCTCAAAACTCATTAGTAAAGACATTATGGATATATGAGCCAAAGTCTTCTTTAGTTGCTCTTTGACTGAATAGTCTTTTGGCTATATCTTCCACCAAAATTTAGTGACTTCAGCATCGGTAAGGTTCTTCTTAGGATTATGTTCCTTCCTAAGAACTCCTTGATTCAGATCCTCTGAAGTATAGCACCTTCCCGACCTAGTCATTCCATGAGCCATAACGACGTCAATCATATTGTCCTTGGCTTCTTTTTTATAGTCCCATGGAAATTCTTTGGTGTCAAACTCAGGCTTTCTAGCAACTGGAGTGGTTACTACAACTCTTAGGAGATATGTTTGGATAGTAAGAGGTTCCCTCAATTGAACAGTGATAACAGGTTGCACTGGAGATGCAGTGGCAACTTCTTCAGCATTCCAAATAGGCGTAATAGTTTCTCCCAAGTTGTACTCTTCTTCTAGAGTAATCATGTTGACTTTATTTGGCAGAGGGTTGTTATATTTGGAATTGTTGGAGTGCATTTTATTATTCCTCTTTTAATCAGAGACTCAACATGGTTCTTCAAGCCATAACAATCTTCTGTGTCGTGTCCCTGGATTCCCGAGTGGTAAGCGCATCGTTTATTGCCATCAAAGTTGTGAGGGATTGAATCAGGGAGTTTTTCTTCAAATGGATGTAGCACTTCTTCTATCCTCACCCTTTCAAATAATGACCTAGTCATTCCATGAGCCACAACGACGTCAATCATATTGCCCTTGGCTTTTTTTTTATAGTCCCATGGAACTTCTTTGGTGTCAAACTCAGGCTTTCTAGCAACTGGAGTGGTTACTACAACTCTTGGGAGATATGTTTGGATAGTAAGAGGTTCCCTCAATTGAACAGTGATAATAGGTTGCGCTGGAGATGTAGTGACAACTTCTTCAGCATTCCAGATAGGCGCGATAGTTTCTCCCAAGTTGTACTCTTCTTTTAGAGTAATTATGATGACTTTATTTGGCAAAGGGTTGTTAAATTTGGAATTGTTGAAGTGCATTTTATTATTCCTCTTCTAATCAGAGACTCAACATAGTTTTTCAAGCTATAACAATCTTCTGTGTTGTGTCCCTGGATTCCCAAGTGGTAAGCGCATCGTTTATTTCCATCAAAGTTGTGAGGGATTGAGTCAGGGAGTTTTTCTTCAAATGGATATAGCACTCCTTCTATCCTCACCCTTTCAAACAATAGGGTATAAGGTTCAGCAATAGGTATGTAGGAGCGAGCATTCCTGGCTTCAAGATTCGGTCGTGGTCTTGGCGTATATGTTGGTCTATTTTGGTGGATTGGTTATTGGACAGGGACATGTGGTCTTGGTGAATTTTGGTATGATGGTGCTCGGGGTGGATTATAGTGTGGTTGGGTATTACATACTGGGTACGAGGTGTATGGAGTATGTGCAATAATTTGGGGATTGTTTGGGTATCGGTGGGATAGTTTTCCATGCTGGTAAGTGATGGCTTAAAcatccttctttttcttcttgatgTCACTAATGGAGCCTGATTGTATGGCCTTACTTGCAGCTTGCATAGCAGCTATGGAATAAATTTTACCCGATTTGATGCCTTCCTCTATAAAATCCCCTATATTGACCAATTCTGCAAATTTTTGGCCTATCATCGACATCATCTTTTCAAAGTAGATACATTCTTGGGCTcaaataaagtattttgagagCTCACTCTCATCCAAAGGTGGTTGAATCCTAGCAGCCTCGGTTCTCCAATATTGTGCATACTCCTAAAAGTCCTTAGATGGTTTCTTATGTATGTTGATCAATGAGAACCTGTCTGCAGTGATTTCAGTATTAAATCTAAAGCGATTCATGAAATCCTCAGCCATAACCTGCTAGTTATGCCATTAATGAGGATCCTGGCACGTATACTAAGTCAACGCTTCTCCAGACAGACTTCGAATGAACAACTTCATTCTTAGCTTCTCATTTCTCCCTACACTTACTAACTTTTCACAGTATGCCCTCATATATCTGTGAAGGTCGCTCATTCcatcaaatatatcaaacttTGGTGGCTTGTATCCTACCAGCATGTCAATGTCTGGGTGGATGCATAAGTCATCATAATCTAGGCTCTCTGTTCCCTTAGTGACTTACAATTTTTTCAACGCCTTTCTTAGACCGCGAATTTAGGCGTCTATCTACTCATCTTCTTTCAACCATGTATCCTTCTCCATCTTTGCATATTGGTCAACCTTATACAGGACCTTGACCTAATCCGGTGTTATGAAAGTGGGAGCTTCTACAGCATATATTGATGGTACATGTGGTTCACAAGGAGCGGCGATGTGTTCCCCAAATATTTGTTATTCTGCTGGGTAGGTAGGTATGGAGGGGTATTGAGTAGGAAGGTCAGGAATAGTCCTAATTGCAGATGGATTAGCTAGTGGTGCTTGACCATAAGCAagagcatgtttaggcatatTTGGTGAATCGGCAAAAGGCAAGTCAGCTCTTGGAAAGTAGATGGGCATCTTGAAAGTTGGGAAGGTAGTAGCCTAAAGTTTGGCCAAGTCTTGCACTTGATGCAATTCCTCCTTCAAGATCTCAAGTTCCTCTGCCATTTGAGCCATTTTCTCATCATTTCGACTGTCGGCCACATTTTGAGAACCTTTGAAATTTTCTACTGGTATCATTATATTTGCAGCAACGTTAAATTCTTCTCCACCTGTCATATTTCCCCTTGATCGGAGGTTGTACCATGAGTCATCCAGTTTGCAAGTCGACATAAATCAAAGTTCTTTAAGggataaaatgaaataaagaaaaagagaaaacggAAACTATGTTAGTTAAGGAGATATTTAAAAGTATAACAAatatataacacatatatatgccAAGTTAGTGACATTCTAAAGTGTACTAATATGGAGCCTCTTTTTTCTAGAGGTTGGCCTACGTTGCAATCAGTTTGATGATAAATAATCCATTCAAACACATTTTGGATTTGGAATAAACataattttcattaatcaaagaTGACTTGGATGTTACAATAAAGTGGACGGGTAGAAGtctaaaaataaaagtacatgGAGGCCATAAGGTGAACAAAGGGATGACATAGTATAGATAAGAATGATAATCTAAGGTCATGTTGGAGCATCGTCATCATCTTTATAATCGTAATATGACCTGGATGGTACTTTGGGGATTCATCAATCTGGTTTGAACCTACCCCTTCATCGAACCCTATCGAACCATATTCAGTGTGAGCTTCTTCCTCTTGGTCCTCTTCCGGATCTTCCTCTTTCAGCTCCTCTGGATCTTCACTTAGAATCATCTTCAAGGTCCTCTTCTGGATCTTCTTCTATCATTTGTATCAAATGATCTACGGATCCTAGAATTATTTAATTGTACATTGGTGTTGTGAATTCAACGTGAGGGAGTACTTCCTTCCTAACCCAATTAACCCACTAGTTGTCCGCAACATCTCCAATCCCCTTTGTACTTGGTCGAGACAAATAGTTTCATAGTACGCCACACATAATACTCTGTGTGTGAACAATGTTTTATTTCCTGcgttcatcataatcatgtgatCCC
This window encodes:
- the LOC129884157 gene encoding uncharacterized protein LOC129884157: MQKCHQCQVYGDFVRVPPNELNVMGSPWPLPLYIIGPIEPPSSNRRCFILVAIDYFIKWVEASTYKVVTKKVVENFVHSNIICQFGIPESIITDKEANLNSDLMKESCEWFNIAHRNSTTYRPQMNGAVEAANKNIKKILRKIVYSHRQWHKKLPYVFFGYCTTIRTSTRATPYMLFYGSKVVILAE